The sequence ATACTTATTGGATTTAGCACTGGGTTCTTTGAAGAGCTTTGGTCCTATGCAAAAGGAACGACAAGCTAAATTAATCAATAAGCCAACAAAGAGTTACTTTGAATGCTGTGAAGCACTTCTGGTGTGGAACTTTTGCATGCATAGAAACACAAATCCAGGAATAATACAGAATTAGGTTAGAGACCACAAATTCCACAAACAAGTAAAATGTCATTCAGCTGTCATTGAATTTACTTACAAATGTGTCTTTCATTATTAAATCATTATTATTGACAGCCTTGGtaagtattttttctctcagaggACCTTTTCTACgaacaacaaaacattttgttctttctaaCCAAAATTTAACCAGGAGGGAAATTCTAACCAGGAGAGAGCAGagtctttctttttctacatcTGTGATTTCAAGGCTGCAAGGTATAACAATGAGGCATATGCAGTGCTTAGAGTAACTCTTGCCTGTTGTCTTTGGAATTCCAGAAATGTTTTACTCAAAACTAGGGATGAAAGATCTGGCCTTACGCTTGACAGGTTATTCTGTCTGTAAAATGATTCATCTggttgaaagaaaaatctactgttttaatttctgaaatgtcttGACTTGGGTCAagaccatttaaaaaaacccaacacgAGTACTAATTACGAAAATAATGTACAAGCATCAATTAAATTTAAGATTAAATCTCAGTTTGTCTaagctttgggggaaaaaacccctagAAAATACCTAACTTTATGCCACTGTTCTCACAAAGAGAGCGATATTAGGTTGGCAAAAGTGGAGCTTTCATAATCCTGATGATGCAAGGTCTTGGCAGTATCATGTGTGTGGTATAGTtagagaaaagggaggaaaatacCCTTACTATTTGATTCATAATATAATAAAGAATCAGTAGTCTGATCATAAAGTTCTTAATAAACAACAAATGATCTGTTAGGAAACAAATAGTGCAGaatatttaaagatttcttGCTGTTGCAAGTTTTCTGACTATTGCTGTCACTGACCTGTGTACTCTGTAGCAGAGGCGACTGAAGAAGTTGTAGATGCATTTTCCCAATCTTTTTCTCCATTACGACTACCACAGCGACTTGGAGATAAAAATCCTTCCACAGATTCAGACCTAAACATTagttttaaaatctattaaaaaaattcacaaagtTCAGCTGGGAAGCCTTCTGATATGAAAAGAAGGCAAGGTAGAACACAATGATCTGAATTATAAACTATAAACCTAAATGCAcaatattttgtgtgttttgagtGATGCAAGAAGTTGGTCTTTACATGAGGTATGTGTTAATTTTTGGGCTTCATCTGAGGGACAGAAATCTAACAGATGTTCTTGGTTGTGGAAAAGAATTACTTAAGTAGAAATTCGTGTTACTCTTAACATGTACTGGCAAACCAATGTTATCTCATGTAGTGAACAAACCAGTTCTTGATAGTATGATGAATATGAAGCAAAAATTTAGTTCATTTATACTTATGATTTATGGCAGTGAGAACTGCTgtatttaaaacagcaaaacaatttcccttctagtttttgttttcacaagCAATAACTTCTGGTGCTGTAATTCTTCAGGCTGGACTCAAATGTGgataattttgcatttaaaggTCTAAACAAGTTGCCaagtttttcttaaattattacaagatatttgaaacatttctgaTTGTGGCTACTGCAAAAACCAATCAAATTTGCAGCTTGGAATGGAAGTTTTCTAAGTGAGAAAATGGcacagaataaggaaaaaagtggTATCATATTTGTGTGGTATCAAAATTTGTGTACATGCTCATTTTCAGTAAAACCAGCAACAGAGGAAAATTCAATTTATCATATATCCTACACCTTTTGTGATTAGCATCTGCGTGAAGAAGGTGACAAATGTATCATTGAGATTCTCTCGGTGGGATCATCAAAAACAATGGCGATGCAAGGACAAGGTGACAATATGAGTTTGGAAAGATACTGAAAATTCTTTCAACTCTGTTGCTTTTTCTAATGTTTTAAAAGTCTCAATCCCCTAAAGAAATCCAAAGCTTGAGGAATATGTACTGCTCATTACAAGCATAGTACAGCACTGTACAACTCCAGCTCCATACAGAGGGTCATCTCCTGCAAAGCCCGTGTAGATGAGCAACATAAAGCCTTTTGTAATAGCTAATATAGCTGGAAGAAATCCACCTCTCAACTGAAACTGATAATTTTTAAGAGATGACAAGAAATATTAGGCTAATTGGATCATTTATGAAAGTTTCCTATGTAATAACTGGAAAGTCAGTTCTTGAGACATCAAGGTAATTGAGAAGTCAACTGAAGCCAGCTGCAGGTTAATCAGAGCTGATGAATAATGTGTAGTGGCCACAAAGACATGACATGCAATATCATAATATGTAGCAGTCCTTATTAGCCCCCTTCTCATAGTTTGCCTTTCTtccctatttcttttttatacaATGAAAATAGTATTTGTCTGAATATTATCAAGTAGTTGGCAGAAATAGTAATTTTCCTCTGAATGACAATATGAGccttgtattaaaaaaattaaatttttttctgttgttttcaaGTGGTTtctaatgcaaaataaattctggTGTTTGGAAAAGGCTGAAGTCCTTGTGAGCATTCAGTAATTCTCTGTacaactgcaaaagaaaaaaaaaccaaacagaaaagaaacttctatgttaaaaaaagaaaagcagctatGTAGTTGCACATAGCATACAGGTTTAGTAAAATATCCACAGGTTGAGACCTAGATACAAACAGGTGAATCAAAGTGGCTGTGTgaacagcattttgttttgacCTCATTTATACCTGCCCAACTGGTTTACTTGGTaaaatttgcaaaacaaatgaTCATGGCTTGGTTCCCGAATGTCTGACAGTGGAAACTATCCACGTCTCAAATGAGGAAAACACACCTGTTCTCAGAGTACGCAATATATACATGACCTCTGAAAAATTCATGCTAGTTTTACATAGCTGATTATGAAACTGTATTAAATGAAATGGTTATTTTAGCTTTACCTTGGTGTTCTCTTGCCTGACTGCACACTCTCATTGTCCCCTGTATTCAGCGATGCCAATGAAAGACTAGATACTGAAAAAACACGATAAAGCTGTGAACCTGgataaaaacaaagttaaagCTTATAAACCTATGCAAGTAGGAGAGTCTGTTCATCAGACCAACACCAGCATCTGAAACTCAGTAAGAGCTTTTCTAGTGGGACTAACACCCATCCATGATATACCTGCATGCATATGTGCTGCACTTCATGTAAACACTTGCTGACACCCAGTCTTTGGCAGCCACTGGGGATGGGCTCAGGCTAAGCACTAATGGGAAGCATGGACATGGGAATATTGGCACTATGCAAATCAATGAATGCAATTAAAGTTAATAAGTCTTCTTGAAAGAGAGCTTAAGAGACttaatttaaagcttttcttgGAAGGTGTTAAGGAAATACTCTAAATTACActggaaaacagagggaagCAGCCAGAGAAAATGTAGCACAACAACAAGGGTAGAGGAGGCTGTAACAAAAAGGATCACTGAACAATCTCGTTATTTTTTCTAATTGTAAATTGACAATACTTCTTCAAGCCATTACTGCAAGTTATTTTGTATGTAAAAGGATGCTGAATTATTCCACATGGTTAGTGTTGCTATGTTCTTAACTATACATGCAGCTGgtgagcaaaacagaaaaaaaccatgaaatataaaagtaactttcagattttaattttgtctgtaTTGTGTGAGTTTAAGTACTCTTACCTTATGGTcaccattttatttttgatcCCTTATCTCCCAACTTTTATTCATTCTTAGCTCTACAGGTGCAAGAAGAGATTAGTGAAGAAAACATAGGTGTGCATGAAACTTGCAACACATATTCATCCTTCCACTGGGTTTTCAGAGctaacatttttgtttgttgatATATGCATGCATGCATAGCAGGTAAGTGACACTCATCTTCCCATTTCTATGCCAAATTTTGCTTTCCAGTTTGGACACGTGCATTTTCAATTTAGACGAGACACGTGCTTGTTAAGACCAAAACCCAAGCTGGTGTTTTAACATGAACAGACTCTTTTTCCACATAAGCATTTGTTACCTGGTGGACCTTTGATTGGTGTCTTAGGTGATTCGATATGGTCTCTATGAATAGATTTTGGACGtggctttttctgtttgatgGAGAGGGAACGTGGCTTTATGACAGTATCCATGTCTTCCATAAGCTTTAGCTGTTTCCTTCTCATATATTCCTGCTTAATGAATTCTCGCCGTGCTCGTTCATCCTCCTTCTTCTGACGTTCTTCTTCTGTTTTGCGTctaaaaaattaccaaaaaaattcAGCAGTAGAAACTTTTCAAATAAAGGATTTCAGCTAGCACAGTGAGAACAACACAGGCATCAGATTTTTGGAACTTCAACATTCTCAAACACTAGTAAGAGGcaattgcttttaaatttttccacAATTTTCAGAGAGTTTAAATTATTTGGGATATTGCTACTAATAAAACCAAATGCAGGTTTATGAGTTTCATTGCAGTAACTGAGTGAACATTGTTCATTTGTGCAGAAAGAACCCTGAGGGATACAGGCTCCCTCAGAACTGtgctcagccagcacagctcccagcctgagAGCTACAGACTGATGCCacctgctgtcctgcagggcCAGCTGGGCTCCTCTGCACATCTGGTAATTTTTACTGCTCTAGCAGTAAATAACTTGAATGTTAAGATGCAATTCTTTGACGTACAGGTTACACTTTTAACAAACCAGACATTTTTATGTTCACCATTACATTTGGATCAGAACATGTCAGATCATTTGGATCAGAACAAGTTTTACCTTGTCTCTTCCTTCTTATGTTCTagttctgcttccagctgctgctttcgAAGCAAAgtctctctttcccttctcaaACGCTTCTCCAACAATGCTGCTCGTTTCATTGCCATatcattttctgccttttgatCATCCTAGCAACCgtttttgaaggaaaaggaCCAAAAAATATTAAGATCTCTAAATTCAGTAACTGATTTTGCCAAGTCATTGGATACTTAATTCTGTACACTGTGTATCCTAAAATACTCTTGCAGTATTTGgaataagtttatttttaaagatttttcttaatACGCTTTAAAGCTTCATAatggaatttttccttcttgagtcaaaaaaaattcaacactGATAGGAGAAAACTTGCTAAGTGAGATATTTTAGTTTTGAGTCAGATCCCACATAGCATACTACTTCTTTCAGCTTTGGAAGAGTCTACATGTATGAACATGAAGGTAATTATCACAAACCCCAATAATTATGCACCATATAAAAGTAACTTCTGAGCAAGCCAGGTGTTTTGTTAGAACTGAGAAATGCTTCCAGACAAGCTAGGTCCATCTAGATACAGGATACAAAATTTTGGGGTATTCTAAGATGGGAACAAGTCTAGACCACTGTCTTACAATATGCATTATAGTTAAAAGCCTGTCTGAATACAGCTCTTTAATAAAAAGTCTCCAAGGAGTGCTCTGAAATACAAACTTCAAAAGGGAGTCTCAGCAGACTATACTTTGTTAGCCAGCtaagagaggggaaaaaggctCTCCAAAGTGCAATTCAAAAATAtgaatcatttttaaaaatgcaagctGTTATGTACttcaaaaacttttaaatttgcGAGTGAGGTGGGGAAGTGAGGGTGAGATGTGAGCACATTTAATCAAGATCACCaaaacatatattaaaaataaatctacatTCACCATGCATCTTCCTCACCAAGACCTCCAAGCACTCTTCCATAACTATGAATGGAAGGGGACACTATTACATGCTCAGAACTGTAATATAGTAGAATCTCACCACTCTTATGATGCCAAATTAGTCAAGTCCAAAAGATAAGCTTGCATTTTTAGAGTTGCAGCACCATCAGCTTTGACTTCAATCATCAGCAACATCCACATTTCAACTGAAGATTCAAACAAAGCTTAACAGCTGACATACACATTCACTAGCTCTCTTACCTTAAAAAAGAATCCACAACACACTTTCTGGTCATCTTCAAACTGCTCTCTATCACTCTCACCTTCATATTTCTCAACAGATACCTCACTTTTTTCTGGTGGCTTCAAATCTGATAGGGAAACTTCAATTAAGTTAGCTGTTTTAGGAGCTGGAGGTGGTAAAATTGGTTGGTTTAGCTGATCTTCATTTGGGGTGAGGCAGACGGTTTCTGTGATAGGCTGAGATAATACTTCAGAAACATTAGATTCAATAGGCTtaatctccttttcctccaaCTTCTGCTCATCCTGTTTTGGCAATTTTGGTCCTTCTTCTTTTGCTACCTCTTCTGTAGGCTTGACTTCTTTCAAAAGATTTCCCTTTAACTGAGGTTCGCTTACACGTTCACCATCATctccaaagcaaacaaatgatCTAGTCTGAATGGGAACCTGACTGGGAGAAAACCTCCTCAAACGGGGCAGACTGTCCACAGACCGTGGGGCAGTCAAGGTACGGTTTAGAGGCGttattttcagttcatttgGCCTAGGAGtcctttgcattttaatgtgaaaagaGGCATTCTTCCTGTTGGAAGATTGTGGAGATTGATGGGTAGAGCGAGGAGATTCCTGTGAGAAAGGTGCAACAGGAGCTGGAGTTCCCCCTTGCCTTGAAGAAGACTTAAAGTCCCGAATCTGCTTCTGAGGAGAAGGTTGAGGAGGAGAAATAACCCAAGCCTGTTGCTCTCTCATCTGCAtcagcatctcctgctgaaGGGACAGACGTTGCATTTCTTGTTGTAGAAAGTGTAGGGAAGAGTTTAGTTTTTCAATAGATTTTGTATATTCTAAGAGATCTCcatcattaatattttcttccgAGGGGCTTGCTAAATTCCATTGCTTTTCAGCATCCCCAGAAGTAGCAGGAGATTTTAACCATTTGCTATGAgaattttctgggttttcttttattaattctGAAGTCTTACTAGTTTGGTCATCTGATTTctgagtttctttttctttcaactgaTTGCTGTCAGTGAATACCTTCTcatcttcagctcctgctgcttcctctcgGAGAGGTGATACCCCATCACCTTTCTTTTTCACAACATTGAGAAATGCTGTTCTTCCCATTTTCTGCCGCTGCTTTGTGAATGCAGCTTCAACTTTCTTCTTCTGTGCTTCAATAGCTCGCCTTTTTTCCTCTAGCTTCATCCTCAGCTGCACCATTTCAGAAGCCAGTAATTGTGTAGTGTCTCTTCCTTGAGGAACAGATGCTTCCTCGGGAATGTGGGCCCAAGCAACCATATGAGGGATGTTCAGCTCAGAACCTTCTGGTGTGGTTTTCTGAGAACTGCTTCCACTGCTTTTACTATCTGTGTGATTCAACTTCCTGAATTTCTGCTCAGCAAAGCTGGTCATTTTAACCCCTGAGCTCGAAgaagcactgctgcctgcctgtgaTTTAGTACTTactgagctgggacagggacttAATTGATCTCTGTGATTGCTAGCCCGCATGTCATAGTCCTGGAGAAATCTAGATGGCTCTTCCATGTCAGAGTCCATGCTTACAGTATAATCTCTCAAAGAAGAATCCTCATCCATTGTCTCTGGGATATCTTCTGACGGGACATGTATTCCAGTATCCACTTCTGTGTTGTCAGTCACAGGACTCAGAGCACCTTTAGTGTCTGTGATTATATCTGGGGTAGTCTGATTTGGTTTAATGTTTGAATTCAAGATGCTCATTTCCCGATTGTGAAGAAAGAACCCATTTGTAATTTGGTCTGTCTGGAGAAGTCTGGGAGATTTTTCAGTGTCATGAATTATCTGCAAAGCCTCTTCAATGCTCGGCGTCTCAATCTGATTGCCAAAATCATCCAGAACTGCCCTGTTTTGCAGAGCCCCATTTGGAAACCTGTAGTGTCTGCTCTCATTGGCATTTCTTTGATTTGCATTAAGAGACTGATTGGCCTTTGTGTCTTTAAGAGGCGTCATGTCCTTTTCCTCTTCAATGTCTTGATTCTCCTCTTCTCCATTTactggtttgaaggacaggtttTTTCTAGAATGCTTCGGCATGCGGTTGATGTTTCCTGAAAGGCCTTCATTGCTCACAGATCTAGGAATTCCTCTGCTTGGAGTAGATACTGgaatgcttttctctttgtcaAAAGGAATGTCAAATGATACTCCATGTAATGATGACCTAATAGAGATCAGAATAAAGAAAGTAACTGAGCAACTCATGGTTattgataaaaataatgaaatgtttgtatttgctttttaaattattttaaggtgGTAGTATTAAAGGCACTGTTAGATGTACTGTATTTTGCCTAGCTTCAAATATAATAAACATGCATATATTTTCAGATAGATATTTTTAGATGGATAAATAGATataacacattttttaaaaccacGACAGAATACAATGTAACAACATTTTATTCAGACTCAGCCAATGCTTTTTACTACTTTGGAACAAATTCTGGGCATTTTAGGAGTATAGGAATTATCACCCTAGATCACAAGGAAGATATGAAAAGACACAGTTTACATACCTCTGTAACACCATTTTAACTTTGGTATACGCCCTACAGATTAGGAATTTATGATTGGTCTAACTGAAAACTAAAAGATTCAGCCTGATTGTTCTTAGCATCCCCAAAATAATACAAGCTTAAATGCTACTGAGATCATTAGCCATGTTGCTGTTACCATGTTTAATTCACTGTGATGAATAAATATGAACATATTTTACACCAACAATTCAAATATCTGAAGTATACCTCTTCCAGTataaagattaaattatttatttctgaagacTGTTTCTATTAACCAATTTTTAATCCATGAcagttttatctttcttttttctactttttcaaGTAGCTTACAAGAATTCTTATTACAGGACTCTGAAAATCCAAACTACATTGGTGCATTTACTAGTACCCATACCAAACCCCAGTATTTTGTAAGACTACTTACCTTTTTTCTTTGGGCCATGTCCCTACTTGCCCATCTACATAAGACATTGATGTGGACCTTCTGATGACTCCTAAGTGAAACAAAAATAGGACCCAATGTAACTACTGTGCAAAATGATTTTAACATCACCTTCTGTTGCTTTGCTTCACTACTCAGAATACTGCAATGGCAAAAAAGTGTTTATATATTGAAAATACAACTAAAGCAACAAAGCCAATGTCATCCTGAATACATATATCTTTTACCCCTCATCCCTCAAAGAACTTAGTATTGTGTAAAATATTCTACAAATCctactaaaataataaataccaCAAATACTTTTAAGCCATATCTTCCACATAATCAAAACACAGgtcaaagtaaaaaaaccccacaaaatgcATTTGGTACTAACTTCCCACTTGTACATTTTATAAATTACAGAAGTCAATTATgtaaatgaattaaattttcatGTAAAGGTCTACCCCTATTTCTGCATAAATGATGCTTGAATAAATACAAGCAGGATAGCAATTTACTCATTGGACAACACCTTGTCTCAttgcctctcccagctctttgTGAATTGTTACCTGGAACAGATGAATAAGGCTGCTGGGGTGTATGCAGTTGGTGAGGCGGTGTGTAACCTGGACTTTCCAATCTATAAAGCAAGAGACATTAATTTAGGATTAATACATCAAAAGCCGCAATACAAAAGGGCAAGGAGTCACCCTGTCCTTGGCCAAgacaaaacagatttattttttgtgatggGAAAGTGAGGGGTAGTTCTCTTctggaaatattaatttatcaACTAAAAAGAGAGCACTGTAATAACATTGGATTGGAACTAATGCAGGTGCCAAAAAGtcaaaaaggtatttttgaTACACCAACAGCTACAGAGCTGCTGCATAAGTTTTGATAATGTGCTTGTCTCCTGATTTATTTCATGTAAATGTCTCTATTAGAAAGTTCCATTTTTTAGGTTTGATTTCAGTAAAAAGCCTAAACAAACATGAGCAACATAAGGCAGCTCCTACTGGTCTCAAAACTGAGTGATTGCAGCCAGTATCACATACTTTCCatacatttctattttcagttgCTTAGTTTGAAACTTCTGCTTTGTGTCTGGACTGCGACATGCACTAGAAGATAATAAAGAAGATTTGGTGACAGACATgactttataaataaaaaaaatatattcactaCTAAAGGAGTAATTATAGAGATTTCCCCTGTTTCTACTTACACATACTTTATTTGGTTTACAGAGAAGGTCTGTAATTGAATAGCTGTGTTAATCCAGGATTAGGGGAACATAATTCAATGTTTTGATCAAGGTGCTTTTTCATTATCAGAACAAAGACACATACATAAAAACACATGGATTTGTATGTAAAACACTTCTAGAGAAGCCAGACTTCAAACACA comes from Ficedula albicollis isolate OC2 chromosome 8, FicAlb1.5, whole genome shotgun sequence and encodes:
- the CAMSAP2 gene encoding calmodulin-regulated spectrin-associated protein 2 isoform X3; its protein translation is MGDAADAKEMRKTFIVPAIKPFDHYDFSRAKIACNLAWLVAKAFGTENVPEELREPFYTDQYDQEHIKPPVVNLLLSAELYCRAGSLILKSDAAKPLLGHDAVIQALAQKGLYVTDQEKLVTERDLHKKPIQMSAHLAMIDTLMMAYTVEMVSVEKVIACTQQYSTFFQATEVPYDIEDAVMYWINKVNEHLKDIMEQEQKLKEHHSAESAGGQKARYRKEQTLLKQLPCIPLVENLLKDGTDGCALAALIHFYCPDIIKLEDICLKDTMSLADSLYNLQLIQEFCQEYLNQCCHFSLEDMLYASSSIKSNYMVFMAELFWWFEVVKPSFVQPRVVVHPQAEPAKDAASAHSLNANRRNYVDGPSGSDFVARLESPGYTPPHQLHTPQQPYSSVPGVIRRSTSMSYVDGQVGTWPKEKRSSLHGVSFDIPFDKEKSIPVSTPSRGIPRSVSNEGLSGNINRMPKHSRKNLSFKPVNGEEENQDIEEEKDMTPLKDTKANQSLNANQRNANESRHYRFPNGALQNRAVLDDFGNQIETPSIEEALQIIHDTEKSPRLLQTDQITNGFFLHNREMSILNSNIKPNQTTPDIITDTKGALSPVTDNTEVDTGIHVPSEDIPETMDEDSSLRDYTVSMDSDMEEPSRFLQDYDMRASNHRDQLSPCPSSVSTKSQAGSSASSSSGVKMTSFAEQKFRKLNHTDSKSSGSSSQKTTPEGSELNIPHMVAWAHIPEEASVPQGRDTTQLLASEMVQLRMKLEEKRRAIEAQKKKVEAAFTKQRQKMGRTAFLNVVKKKGDGVSPLREEAAGAEDEKVFTDSNQLKEKETQKSDDQTSKTSELIKENPENSHSKWLKSPATSGDAEKQWNLASPSEENINDGDLLEYTKSIEKLNSSLHFLQQEMQRLSLQQEMLMQMREQQAWVISPPQPSPQKQIRDFKSSSRQGGTPAPVAPFSQESPRSTHQSPQSSNRKNASFHIKMQRTPRPNELKITPLNRTLTAPRSVDSLPRLRRFSPSQVPIQTRSFVCFGDDGERVSEPQLKGNLLKEVKPTEEVAKEEGPKLPKQDEQKLEEKEIKPIESNVSEVLSQPITETVCLTPNEDQLNQPILPPPAPKTANLIEVSLSDLKPPEKSEVSVEKYEGESDREQFEDDQKVCCGFFFKDDQKAENDMAMKRAALLEKRLRRERETLLRKQQLEAELEHKKEETRRKTEEERQKKEDERARREFIKQEYMRRKQLKLMEDMDTVIKPRSLSIKQKKPRPKSIHRDHIESPKTPIKGPPGSQLYRVFSVSSLSLASLNTGDNESVQSGKRTPRSESVEGFLSPSRCGSRNGEKDWENASTTSSVASATEYTGPKLFKEPSAKSNKYIIQNALAHCCLAGKVNEGQKKKILEEMEKSDANNFLILFRDSGCQFRSLYTYCPDTEEINKLTGIGPKSITKKMIEGLYKYNSDRKQFSHIPAKTLSASVDAITIHSHLWQTKRPVTPKKLLPTKA